One stretch of Candidatus Nitrosotenuis cloacae DNA includes these proteins:
- a CDS encoding preprotein translocase subunit Sec61beta codes for MSSSSKKKSAPLPASSAGLLRFFEDETKGYRLDPRIVVSIPIGLIVVSWLLDLLLVVK; via the coding sequence ATGAGCAGCAGTAGCAAAAAGAAAAGCGCACCACTACCAGCATCATCTGCAGGTTTATTGCGTTTCTTTGAAGATGAGACCAAAGGATACCGATTGGATCCAAGAATTGTAGTCTCTATACCAATCGGCTTGATTGTAGTCTCTTGGTTACTTGACCTATTATTAGTTGTAAAATAG
- the yciH gene encoding stress response translation initiation inhibitor YciH: MAVICNTCGLPEDLCACGDLNKESNKIVIRLEERRFKKKGTMIEGLDSKLNDLDGTLSDLKRKYACGGTTKDNYIFLQGDHRDTMKETLVKLGFSESSIEVH; encoded by the coding sequence ATGGCAGTAATTTGCAACACATGTGGACTACCTGAAGATTTGTGTGCTTGTGGCGATCTAAACAAAGAATCAAACAAAATTGTTATTCGACTAGAAGAACGACGATTCAAGAAAAAGGGAACCATGATCGAAGGCTTGGACTCCAAGCTAAATGATCTGGACGGCACATTAAGTGATCTTAAAAGAAAATACGCATGTGGCGGCACGACAAAGGATAATTACATTTTCCTGCAAGGCGATCATCGCGACACCATGAAAGAGACCCTAGTCAAATTGGGATTCTCAGAGTCCAGCATCGAAGTCCACTAA
- a CDS encoding CPBP family intramembrane glutamic endopeptidase — MQDHKILQGIAIPYSALISVVFGLMILSFPIGAYLFFNSQIGKSIDYGLPVTELDWAKQVDLSAFSWLGIGDVFMVVWATFLILFVIASMGPKKNFLRVLSPIMSGSYESQTGNYLVHTIKWFSIVIVLSGTIDVIQQGFGITITPSVFENDLVQFFDITLAPLVEELGFRIILIGIPLFLLYSHRASARLFFKSLWNPSDNLPITNSKRAIILIVLVGVIFGAAHVLSDQWSSGKFAQAAMSGIIIGWVYYRYGFVAALLIHWATNYVVFSYGYLVSSINETRIMDSFSHSLVQTIEIILVITGVLAITLMVLEYRKSRVTTIKDSSLG; from the coding sequence ATGCAAGACCACAAAATCCTACAAGGCATAGCAATCCCATATTCAGCACTAATTTCGGTAGTTTTTGGGCTGATGATACTATCATTCCCAATTGGTGCATACCTGTTCTTTAACTCGCAAATTGGAAAAAGCATCGACTATGGATTACCAGTAACTGAGCTAGACTGGGCAAAGCAGGTTGATCTGAGTGCGTTTTCCTGGCTTGGAATCGGCGATGTCTTTATGGTGGTGTGGGCGACTTTTCTGATTTTGTTTGTAATAGCAAGCATGGGTCCAAAAAAGAACTTTTTGCGGGTTTTATCCCCGATTATGTCAGGCTCGTACGAATCCCAGACAGGCAACTATTTGGTGCATACCATAAAGTGGTTCTCAATTGTTATCGTATTGTCCGGTACGATTGATGTAATACAGCAAGGATTTGGAATCACCATAACACCGTCAGTCTTTGAGAATGACTTGGTGCAGTTTTTTGACATCACACTAGCCCCACTAGTCGAGGAGCTTGGCTTTAGAATAATACTGATTGGCATTCCGCTCTTTTTGCTTTACTCACATAGGGCATCTGCCAGACTTTTCTTCAAATCATTGTGGAATCCATCTGATAATCTCCCAATCACCAACTCAAAGAGGGCAATCATTCTGATTGTTTTGGTTGGTGTGATCTTTGGCGCGGCCCATGTTCTATCTGACCAGTGGAGCTCAGGCAAGTTTGCGCAAGCAGCAATGTCTGGGATAATAATTGGCTGGGTCTATTACAGGTACGGCTTTGTTGCAGCTTTGCTAATCCACTGGGCAACAAACTATGTCGTGTTTTCGTATGGTTATTTGGTGTCTAGCATAAATGAAACAAGAATCATGGACTCGTTCTCACATTCTTTGGTTCAGACAATAGAGATAATTCTGGTAATTACGGGTGTGCTTGCCATCACACTAATGGTACTAGAGTACAGAAAATCCAGAGTCACTACAATAAAAGATTCTAGTCTAGGATGA
- a CDS encoding DUF2070 family protein has protein sequence MTESYDDVSKIHKRYSLTLLTPSSKYHSLLFSAVVAAITGFIILTTYYGNQAELIPRLSALIIVLLITQIIDSRLIRNKEYSKALHMSLFGNLSWLAIILAGVGAAAILSKPELSTLYVTEGMLIFTSFRLGILTTTLGASMRKAWAICFIQPMAMYLVLTPQEQWIPSLTDPLVLGIGATFLAISSIWSYLTDRAGRPGVRSTHELIQAYLASRGKQNYEEVESIIESRSKPSSVITSQIRFQSNNNDFRMVLPEVHPGPYHPIGGSNITYRIFKTLNSSAMVMHSVSDHTLNLPSQTAVNSYLGTFANNSVLKKGAICTEPVTVQVNKARVIGMLFDKTAVLFLSLSPHGMEDVPSHMKKEIEQLGSNRHFERILVVDCHNAMGEEIGEVDSQDMLKAAKATLETLVTKESHPLEFGYANSDGMNLSTPDLGPGGLGVLCLKINGAKYFLGWSDSNNMENGLREHIVNHFAKNGMTLVELCTSDTHFSSVVVRTRTGYYPFGKISTPDTISEWYYTIAKQAEKKLEPTSFEILEHKAEVRVMGTAVIEDFSRALDNSLRLTKGFAIGSFLLFIGSLFL, from the coding sequence ATGACTGAATCATACGATGATGTATCTAAAATACACAAGCGTTATTCGCTGACCCTGCTTACCCCATCATCAAAATATCACTCACTATTGTTTTCTGCAGTAGTTGCAGCAATCACCGGATTTATCATACTGACCACATACTATGGAAACCAGGCCGAGTTAATCCCAAGACTTTCAGCCTTGATCATTGTACTATTAATCACGCAGATAATTGACTCGAGATTAATTCGAAACAAGGAATATTCCAAAGCACTGCACATGTCGCTTTTTGGTAATCTGTCCTGGCTTGCCATAATTCTGGCAGGAGTGGGAGCAGCTGCAATACTATCAAAGCCTGAACTCTCTACACTATATGTCACAGAAGGAATGCTGATCTTTACGAGCTTTAGACTTGGCATACTAACCACAACGCTTGGTGCATCAATGAGAAAGGCTTGGGCGATTTGCTTTATCCAACCAATGGCAATGTATCTGGTTTTGACACCACAAGAACAATGGATACCATCACTAACTGACCCACTGGTTTTGGGAATCGGTGCAACATTTCTAGCAATCTCATCGATTTGGTCATATCTTACAGACAGGGCAGGACGTCCAGGTGTTAGAAGCACACATGAGCTAATCCAAGCATATCTGGCATCCCGCGGAAAGCAAAACTATGAGGAAGTAGAGTCCATCATAGAGTCACGCTCAAAGCCATCTAGTGTCATAACATCACAGATTAGATTCCAATCAAACAACAATGATTTTCGCATGGTTCTACCAGAGGTACATCCAGGACCATACCACCCAATTGGTGGCAGCAACATCACATATAGAATATTCAAGACGCTAAACTCTTCTGCAATGGTAATGCACAGCGTATCTGATCATACGCTAAACCTACCGTCACAAACCGCAGTGAACAGCTACCTCGGAACATTTGCAAACAACTCGGTTCTCAAAAAAGGCGCAATCTGCACAGAACCAGTAACGGTTCAGGTAAACAAGGCACGCGTTATCGGCATGTTGTTTGATAAAACCGCAGTCTTGTTCTTGTCGTTGTCTCCACACGGAATGGAGGATGTCCCAAGTCACATGAAAAAAGAAATAGAGCAGCTTGGCAGCAATCGACACTTTGAGAGAATCTTAGTGGTGGATTGCCATAATGCGATGGGTGAGGAAATTGGTGAGGTTGACTCGCAAGACATGCTCAAGGCAGCAAAAGCTACACTTGAAACACTAGTCACAAAGGAATCACACCCTCTAGAATTTGGATACGCAAACTCTGATGGAATGAACTTGAGCACGCCAGATCTTGGGCCTGGCGGATTGGGCGTCTTGTGCTTGAAGATTAATGGCGCCAAATATTTTCTTGGTTGGTCTGATTCAAACAATATGGAAAATGGATTGCGCGAGCACATTGTAAATCATTTTGCAAAAAATGGCATGACTCTAGTTGAACTCTGCACATCTGATACTCATTTCAGCTCAGTCGTAGTAAGGACTAGAACTGGCTATTACCCATTTGGCAAAATATCAACACCTGATACCATATCGGAGTGGTACTACACCATAGCAAAGCAGGCAGAAAAGAAACTAGAGCCCACCTCATTTGAAATCCTAGAGCACAAGGCAGAAGTTCGAGTAATGGGAACTGCAGTAATTGAGGACTTTTCACGCGCCCTGGACAACTCGCTGCGATTAACCAAAGGATTTGCCATTGGCAGCTTTTTGCTCTTTATTGGCTCTCTTTTTCTATAG
- a CDS encoding Sjogren's syndrome/scleroderma autoantigen 1 family protein, whose amino-acid sequence MSQDVRKKAAEMLLKGATLLAEPCPYCKGVRVMKDGNALCVSCGKEPDQTVIEPQKTDQKTSPLIDSLNKKLEDLAKQLESEKDLERQQQILKSINSLLETIQKAQK is encoded by the coding sequence ATGTCACAGGATGTGCGAAAAAAGGCAGCGGAAATGTTGCTAAAAGGAGCTACACTGCTTGCAGAGCCCTGTCCATACTGTAAGGGGGTTCGTGTGATGAAGGATGGAAATGCATTATGTGTTAGCTGTGGTAAAGAACCGGATCAAACTGTGATAGAACCGCAAAAAACGGATCAGAAGACAAGCCCACTCATAGATTCGCTAAACAAAAAGCTAGAGGATCTTGCAAAACAACTAGAATCGGAAAAAGACTTGGAGCGTCAGCAGCAGATACTAAAATCAATAAACTCGCTTTTGGAGACCATACAAAAGGCACAGAAATAA